TATACCTACATtacttccttttctctctccaggtgtttgtctgtctggTGACCATGCTGACATCCTCAGTTGTGATCATCATCTACTTGTTTGTCCTACCCACAATCCTCAGCAGTTACGCGGTCCACTGGATTGTCTGGCACCTCTGCTGCGGTCACTGGCTTCTCATCATGGTGGTCTTTCATTACTACAGggccaccaccacctctccagGACACCCACCCAAGGTAGCATAGGGAAGGTGTAGCTATGATTGCTTTGTATGAAGTGATGAGACactacattcattttttttgttgctttttttaatttaggaCAAAATTCACATCCCTTCTGTGTCCATCTGTAAGAAATGTATCACTCCAAAACCGCCAAGGACGCACCACTGTAGCATCTGCAACATGTAAGACCCTCAGATAATTGTACAGAGGAGTCAGCGGTGGGTTTTTAACCTATAGATGGGTGAAATATTTCCTTTGTGTTACAGCTGTGTTTTGAAGATGGACCACCACTGTCGTATCCTTTAAAAACTCCAGGGAGAGTCACATTACaattaatgttatttatttaagtgTCATGTGATGTTCCACTTTTGGTGCATATTGAACTGAACACATTTCCAGCTTGGTTGAACAACTGCGTGGGCCATTTCAACCACCGCtacttcttctctttctgcctctACATGACCCTTGGCTGCATctactgcagcatcagcagcagggacTTGTTTCTGGAGGCCTACAATGCCATAGAGGTGAggcggtgttttttttttttttgccttgctGTTTGTGACGGCCCCAGGGTTCCACCTGggcctcctgtgtgtttgtcttgggGAAAATGGAGTAAGCCGGCCACTGCCCCCTGCCCTATTTAAGACCCGCCTCATCCTCACAGTCTTCACCTTTTCCTCCCAGACACTACAGTTTTTGTGCTTGTTAGCTTTTGAGTGTGTTATGTAGTTTCAGATTATGTAATGTTTTGTAGAGCAGCACCTGTCAGACGCAGTAAGGTGTTTGAAATTGAGCTCCGGTGGTGAAACGGGAGACCTGAAAACGAGCTTTTCCTTCTGATCTTTACCTCCTAGTTAAGTATCTAGAAAGTGCCCCAGCTGGTAAACAAACAGCTCGAGGATTTGAATTCCAATTACCCGTGTTGCATTGAATGTGTTGATCACCGCCTCCTTCCTGTTCCTTTCAGAGTTACTATCAGACACCTCCTCCAGACTACACCTTCAGAGAAACCACTGCTCATAAGAGCGTCATCTTCCTCTGGGTACTGACCAGGTGAGCCACACTTTCTAAAAGCTGATGACCTTCTGCAGACAGCTTAGACTGATATGTGTTGTTaacctccttcttctctgcagctcagtggCAGTAGCTCTTGGAGGACTCACCCTTTGGCATGCCATTCTCATCAGTAGAGGAGAAACAAGTGTGGAGCGGCACATCAACCGCAAAGAGGCCAGAAGACTGAAGGAGAATGGAAAGGTACGTACACTCTGTACACAATCCAGGCTACATATTCAGTGTAAACTGATGCTGGGATGAATGAATGACTTCTGATAAACACTTTCCAACAGTGAATGTCTGTTCTTTTCCAATGCAGGTGTTCAGAAATCCATACCACAGTGGAAAAATGAACAACTGGAAGTTACTGTTTGGTGTAGAGAAAAGAAGGTGAGTTCAGACTTCT
This window of the Parambassis ranga chromosome 6, fParRan2.1, whole genome shotgun sequence genome carries:
- the zdhhc16b gene encoding palmitoyltransferase ZDHHC16B; protein product: MRMGSSWRWQLSRAMRLALRWCRLCHLQRGGRGGGSKPWISGRLLELWSYSKLLLQSLYYNSLTNSDTLLDCAFEPIYWIVDNVTRWFGVVFVCLVTMLTSSVVIIIYLFVLPTILSSYAVHWIVWHLCCGHWLLIMVVFHYYRATTTSPGHPPKDKIHIPSVSICKKCITPKPPRTHHCSICNICVLKMDHHCPWLNNCVGHFNHRYFFSFCLYMTLGCIYCSISSRDLFLEAYNAIESYYQTPPPDYTFRETTAHKSVIFLWVLTSSVAVALGGLTLWHAILISRGETSVERHINRKEARRLKENGKVFRNPYHSGKMNNWKLLFGVEKRSHWFTRVLLPSSHLPSGDGIMWDCTFTRRGPMAI